From the Salarias fasciatus chromosome 5, fSalaFa1.1, whole genome shotgun sequence genome, the window AGCGATTGCAAAACCACCTTTACCAGATATACAGCTATTTTGTTGTGCATCTGAGAAAAGCTGACTCACAGAAGTTATTCCCAAACAAGCAACACTTCATTATCCGGGGCCATAAAGAGCTGTTTCAGATATGAAGTCACTTTTCAGAGATCTGAGCAAACCTGATAAAGAGTCCAGTGAGCACGTTTACAAAGAAGTCAGAGTAAAACTGGGTCACTCCGTTTATCATGAAGGTAATATTAACCGACACGTTTTCTTAGATGAACAACAACCACGGAGATCTGCTTCTAGCTTTCAAAACACCAACACAGAGTTGGGATTTTCTTCAGGATTCGTTTCAGATCTGTGAAGAAACGGGCAGTGTGTCGCTTGTCTAGTTCGAAGTCCAAAGGTCGTGTTATTCTTCTGTAAACACTTCATGAAATACATCTGCgacctcttaaaaaaaaaataaaaatatatttatatatatatattttaaaaaaaaaaagtcttgataGAAGTGTACTCACCGATTTCCTTCATTTTTACATTGGTGTCGAACAGGGACTGGTTCTTTCGACCCAGAAAGTTGAGCGTGGCTTTCCTCATGTCggagtgtgtctgcagcctggAGTCCTCCAGCAGGGATCACCGGCACATTTTGGATCAGGCGCGTAAATCCCGGACAGagcgcacaaaaaaaaaaacgcgagcGGGCCTCGGCTTCGGGAAGCAGGTGCACCGCGGGGACCCAGGTGAACTTGACTCCTGTGATTTGATGAAAACTTTTCGGGACTGAGGGAGAAAATGGAGCAAGCCCCGCCCTCGCTATGCTTTCACTGTACACTCCCAGCAGGTGAGGCTCGGCTCAGCCCTCCCTCTCACCTGCATTCCTGCACAGATCTCACCTGCACGCGCAGTGGACGGCATGGGGATCCGGTGCTTTTAATTCACTTCTATTTATGTCGTGACGATTATTGTGTCATGTCAACTTACACTCATAAAAACGGGGTTGACAACATTTCCACATTTAGCTGCAAAATGAcaccagaaagaaaagaaaaacgttGACAGGAAGAAAAGTTTCAGGTCGCAGCTCCGGGTTTGAACTGGCTGGAGTTGGAGGATTGTATGACAGGTGAAGCAAGATGACACCAGACAGCAAGCAAATCAACATCCTGCAGACTGGATGTGGGAAGGAAGTATCAGAAACCTTCATCCCTGAACAGAGACACAAATAGATGATGTGCAATACTGATATATGAATGTATGTGAAAGGATAAGAAGTAAGAAACCTATTGCACAAGTTTTCCCAGCAgtataaacatatatatatgAGCTGAGCTGTCCCTATTGACAAGAAGGTTTGATTTTCAACGTGGATGTTGCTCTAGAACTGAAACTGAGCTCAATAAGGATATGAACAATGATGGCTTTAAAGGGCTGTGTGTTAAGTAAAAGAAAATCTTAAAgcaattaaaagtgaaaaaaaagccTATTGAGGAAATCTGATCTCAGTCTCAGTTTGTGCTTTCACTGTTGAACTGACTCAACTTCAGACTTTCCAAATACCAAACACTTAAGTGTAGAAGTCACAGCTGGATGGTACAGTTCAGCAGCGTTTATCTGGACCAGCATGCTCCTGATCGGACTGCAAAGACGACAAAAATAGATTCAAATATGGAAAGATGCTTCACTTTGCTCACATTGCAATTACTTTATTCTTTTTACTTACTGCATTATTTATAGTTAGTTACACCTCCATTGTGCTTCATCATGGATAATATCATACagttatataatatatattagGTCAGAACTTTATATTTTATATGTTATGAAAAACTGTTCATGTTCACTTATATATTGACAAACTATAGATTAAATACAATGACAACTTTGACCAAGGTTTtcttgatacacacacacacacacacacacacacacacacacacacacacacacacacacacacacacactaaatgtATAGTTTAGAAATGCAGTCAGCTCAATATGTTTCACAAAGCTTTTCTCTGTCATTGCTAAAAGGAAGTGACAGTAACACGTCACTTTGTAAATATcccaataaaacaataaaatacagcaCAACAGTGAAATGCAGAAACAATATGGCGCAGACAATAACACAAAGTAattacacattttattaaaagagattaaaaaaattaaccaaACTAAACATTTCACCAGAAATAAGTTCAGTTCCCTTCATTCTAATCATTATTTCCATATGTATTTAACAATCTGTAAAAAGACAGCCCCAACCTGAGCAGAAATGAAACAACTGTATGCTTTTAACActtaataaaatgtgttaagcttaaacaaaacacattacTAACATCTTCACTGGCCCTCTGGATGCTTTTTTCTACATTATGACTGAAATGTTTATTCCAAGTCTGCCTCACTGCTCAGTATTTGCTCACCTATTAGTGTCAGGCAGGCATGTGACCTCTGTAAGCAGGATCATGGTGCAGATGATGCAGAAGAGCCTCGGCTAAAGAGGATCAAAAATCCTGGTTGAGCTGACCCGAGCAGAGACCCTCCTAcactcttcacacacttcacatcCCAGCTAATGGAAACCTTTGCTCCCCTGCTGTCCCAGAACTCCCAGGGTTAGTTTATGTGTCTGTCCACACGTAGACAGCACCAGTAATAAAATGTGGCATTTCACCCACTGATAAATCAATCGAACAATAAATAACtacatttcatttcaagagAAGGTGTCATACAGTCACTGTTtgatgcttgtttctgtgttttgactCTGAGAACTTAGAATTGGAGAAGATAATGAAAAGAAACCGTTTCCAATTTACAAAATCAATCATCACACAGTGCTTTTTGGTCATTAATAGTGGAACACacagtgtttcattttgagTGTGTCCACAGTTTAACGTGAATAATTTCACTGTAATGGTTTATTAGAACTTTTTTACTTCAAACACAAGTTACCCAGAAATACAATTTTGattatataaatgtatttataatcATAAGTAAATGAAGTACTTCCATTCAAACCAAAGTTACTGTCAAAATTACGTAATACCAAGATTGTTTCGATGTTATTTCTCCCCATTAATGCAGTGAGTATTTTTCTACCCTGCCCGAATGCcactgtgtttctttgtttctgctgtgcCTCAAGCTTTTTGTCCTTGAGACAAACCAGACTGGTCCATCCAGTTCCTCGGCGGGGATTCGTCATCCACACTGACGCTGGTTAAAATGTAAAGTATGTGCTGGAATCGTCCTTTAATGTTTTACCTGCTTTACAGTTCTTGACAGACTGAACAAGCTTCTCCCAATGCAAAACACGAGCAACACAGATTTTTACTATCTATCATCACAGTAGGAATAGAGTGAGCCATTGCTGCTGCGTTACAGATCCACTGTGAAGCATGTTTGAAATGCCCCGTGCTTTAACACACCTCGATGTAGTAATTGGCTTcacaggctttctgcagagcctGGTGAGGAGAGGACACTGTTAGATTAATGGGTGTTGAAGTAAGGAGATGTGTTGCAGCGTGGAATATTGGAACTAAAGGGGGGAGatgtttctgggaaaaaaaaaatactgttctGAGGGATTCAATagttaatgaatgttttttgtttttcagtgaatcatttgagtttttttgtaattgagtttttttatcatttacagTCTGAATGCATCAGATCTATAGACTCCCTACAAAGATTTAAAGTGCTAAACAAACATGGAGCTGTTTAATGGGTGACGTAATTTCAAATTAACCTGAATTTATCTGAgagttcatctctttttttccttcctgcgGTGTCACTGACCCCTTTGCTGTTGAATCTGAGTTCATGTCAATGTGAGCAGTGAACAAGTACTGACTGAAGGACAACAGGCCAAACTTTCACTGAACACCAGCTGTTTTCCTTATTTCACCGGCGGGACGTCGACTTTTCACTTACATAACAACACGACCTAGTGACAAACGCCAGCTACAAGTCAGTCACTTTCACGATCTGACAAACAGAAAAGTATTTTTATCATATTATCGTCattaaaaacatacatttattCAGTCAAAAATCCGACTTCCAGAAATGTGGTTACATGAACATGACTGTGCCGTTCCTGTTAAACATAAGCATTTgtaattaatattttttgttatttgggTTTCATATGAgtacggagcccctaaagggacatacattttttttaagggagtttTACGTGCTCCCTTAAAACTTTTACGTGAGCACGTCAAAGTTTTAAGGGAACACGTAAAACTCcctttaaaacaaatatttaatgtccctttaggggcttCCTATAtgagaaaccaaaaaaagtgaattaaataTCTCAGTTAGTCTGTGTTTACAAGTTTGTGTGTCAAAATGTACTGATATGAGAttatatatgaaaaaaagcCTACTTATATCAACATTATTCACTCAAAATGTGCAGCCCAAACTCTTTCAAATTGTGATGTGCTATGATTCAGTGAtctatgaaatataaaaaaaattactattattagtattattattattactattattagcTTTTGAGGTCATGAGGTTAATGCAGTAACTGTTGAGGTGCTATAAATATTCCATCTGAAGTTTTGTCACCTGGGTCATCTTATACAAGAggattagttgttttttttctatttggtATATTTAAAGTCTTTACTGCCAAGCAAAGTGGATTACAAGTTCTGAGCTTTTCTCACAGATGCACAGAGATGATTGGCGAACATGTCCAGCGCTGCCTGCTGCTCGCACACACTTTCCCTGGTGGGAGCGGACCTGGATGCTCGGTGGATGCACTGAggatttatttgcttttgtttttgggaAAAAAGAGACATGGGAAACAACAATGTCTCgagtctggaggagctgcaggcctgTGAGAGCCATCAGTGGTACAGAAAGTTTATGACCGAGTGTCCCTCCGGACTGCTCACCTTCTACGAATTCAAGAAGTTCTTTGGCCTCAGTAATCTGACGGAAACATCAAACGCCTACGTGAGATCTATGTTCACCACGTTTGACATGAACGATGTAAGATCACTGCTGGTTTGCTTTCAGATGTGTTATCATGCTGTTGTGTGGCTGAGAAATTTGATGTTTCCTCAAATGTATATCTTTTGTACAtacattgaaaatgtttgatcaATGATCAGTGGCTGTAAATATGAATCACAACACGTGTCCCCATACCTGACActagcaagaagaaaaagaaaacactgtcagTATTTTACTTAACTAATCAATGAGTTTGTTTACATTCTATTTCATGTCTAACAAATGATTGTGACAAACTGATAATGGGATataaagttaaaacaaaaagttgtttgtgtttctatCATTATGTTAGAAATGTGTGTAATTTGCTTtagggggaagaaaaaagttGACAACATTCCAGCCAAGATATTTCTGTTTGAGAAGAACTTAGCCTATTAGAGAGGGGGCTTATCCTGCTGCTTACCCAACTGACCTGCAATCTTTAACAAGACAGGTGCAACCTCTTTATGGATGCATGTGAACTAGACGCAGGtggacacacacaacacacacacacacacacacacacacacacacacacacctttgtgtGATGTTTATCTCGTTAGATGTGCGTGTAATGGTGTCAAATTCAAACACACCGTTCAGCTTAATCCAGGTTGTAAAGTGCATCTCGTACTGTTATTCCACATTTCACCAGTGTCTCTGTTCTCCAGGACGGCTTCATTGATTTCATGGAGTATGTGGCTGCTCTGAGTCTGGTGCTGAAAGGTGGAGTGCAGCAGAAGCTCCGCTGGTACTTCAAGCTGTATGATATCGATGGGAGCGGCTGCATTGACcgtgaggagctgctgctgatcatCAAGGTACGCATGAGCCTGCACGTCACGTTAAAGCCTGGCTTACTGACCCAACTCGTTTCAAGTATTCTGTCCTGACACAACCTACTAAGACCACCCAGGCGTAAACACACCACAAATCCCACCTCAGGCCTAGAGGGTGTGTCCCACGCTCTGTGGCCAGGCACAGCTCAGAGGCAGATGGCCAGCACTAAGCTGACATCTACTGGCTGAAAAGCAAAAGCATTCACAGGAGCTTGTCTGTTTTCCTGTCTTCTTCAGTCCATCAGAGCAATCAACGGGATTCCCTGTGAGATGTCAGCAGAGGACTTCGCCAACATGGTGTTTGACAAGATTGATATCAATGGAGATGGTAAGATGACCGGACTTTATCAAAATATCCCCAATATTCTTTTAATGTTTATGTATATTATGATTAAATGAATCAACATTAGAATTTAGGTTTCTAGTTTTGAGTATATACCTCAAACTGTTGTTTTGAAATGATCCCCAATAATTAAATGTTCTAATGACAAGTTCTCACGTGTCTGCAGTTGAGAAAAATATCTTTCCTATTCACACCAATAGttgtcttttaaatgttgcCGTACTTGATTGACGACAATAAAtacattctattctattctattctattctattctattctatgtgCTTTATATGTGTTGCTTTGGGTGTTTTTAGTCATGGTGTGGTAATATTGCATTTAGTTTTTGTTCTGCTACTCTGATTCATCATATTGATAACTGTCATTCTAGCATCTGTTGTTCTTTCATTGTGTTGGAACTTGTAAATGAGATTTTACATCTCATGGGGGTTTGGCAACAACAAGAGAAAGTAGCTGTTGTTACAGATCTGTAGTTTTATACTAATTCTGACACAAACCtcacattttgtgtgttttttttcttttctttccaattTCCAGGTGAGCTCTCCTATGAGGAATTCATGGAGGGAGTCCAGAATGATGAGATGCTGCTGAAGACACTGACAGAAAGCTTGGACCTTTCACATATTGTCCACAAAATTCAAGGAGAGTTGAGAGGCAACAACTAATTTTGACATGGCATGCCATgttcatgcataactgtgccacaGCTGATCGAATGATGATGCAAAATTTTACCAAAGGTTATCCTCAGAGACAAATGAATTCAGGATATCAGTCGATTTCTGTTTCCCATCACCTCACCTGGTTATCACTTTACACGCGTTCACAAACATGATGTTTAACTTTTTCCCTGTTCAAACTTAATCCCTCTGAAATTAAACTTTGTTTCCTATGTGCCATTATTACCATACAAGTGACATTATCCATATGATGAAGATTCTGTGTGTTAGATGATCTGCCACCAGTAGAAGATGAATCCCTTCACTTGTATAGTTTTATACATTTCTGACACTCACCTGTTATTTTTCCCATGTTTGCAGTGTCGCTGTATATAGATATTTTATAAGGCCTTCTCAGCAAAGCTGATTTctaattttgaaaaacaaatattagATGTGGCATAccacaaacagaacaaaacttatttatgtatattttgaaataaagatATGTTTATCAAATAAAGCTTTCCTCTGATTCATTTCTTCATCAATTTTCTGCTCTATTTGCGCTTCAGAACTACTGTATTAAATGAGTCTGTGACAAAGAACAATGTTGTTCTGTTGGCAGTGAGCGCATAAACTTTTTAATCAATCGTTATATTGCACTTTGAGGAACATAAACCATAACTTAAGGTGTTTGATTTGAccataaatattaatattttcacaaataaaaatttctcattaaaaaaaaaaaaacagaaaagatggTGGGATACATTTTGTAAGGACCTAAAGCCAATTTAAATTGGAAAGTTAAGGTTCTTGCATTTCACCGACTGCGGTGATGTGGCACATTGTACATCTCTCAAATTGGGACAAAAACCTTATGAGAGAattattgtttttgcttttgtccCCCTCTTATCATTTACCTTTAGATTAGATGTATGTTGAGGCAATGTGGGCTACATCTTTGACATCCAATTGTTGCACATTAATGACAGACAGTGAGCAGTTTCAAGGAGTGGCTTCTTATTGTTGAGCTGCTGTTGCTCCTATTACAGCTCATCATTAGATCATACACCTACCCTGTAACCTAAATCTATTGGTAAATGTGAGCAATTGTGCACGTCAGTTATTTGTAAAGCAGAGTATCTACTCTTACAAAGcacctttttaaaaacaccacaaaatGACACATAAAAGCACCCAAATACACAAGTTTACCTTTAATTCAGATGTTACGTCAATTCCTGTAGCATAATTTTGTTTCTGACACActactgtttatttatttgttgatttcttttttaatattccaCAAACACATATTTTTGTGGCCAGATCacaattatttaaaatattgatGAAAAACTAATTATCTTCTGTGCTCTTTGAAATCcatgcttttttattattattattattattattattattattattattattattattatttgttttaaatttttcttttaaaaagttgaggTTTTCTGTTATGCGAAGGAAAAGTTTCCCGGGAAAAGGTGTGTCACCGGCGTGACGTCACGCTCCTACCTGCGCGAGTTtcggtgaggaggaggaagggggaagAGCCGAGGCGGCCGGGAAAACATCAGCGTCGCCTCCGTCTGTTATAATCAGTCCGCTGATTTCAAACGGTCGTCGATAAAGTTTGTTCAGGGTGGGACAGTGGAAAGCCCGGACAGACCGGTGGTTTGAATCCCAGCCGCTGCAGAccgagagggggggaaaaaaaaggagcgcTCGAACTTCCTGCTTCACTACAGGTATGTTCGTCCCACCTCAGCGCGCAGCTCTTCcgctttgtttatttattttttgggcTTTTGTCTCTGTTCGGCTTTCATCCTCGTATTTAAAGCTAATGTTGAACAATCCGGCAGGAtctgatgtgcagcagctgattGAAAACTCTAATATGTCGCTCGGTGCGTCCAAGTGAAGCCGTGCAGCTTTGAGTGTTTGGAAAGTCCCGAGCGACGTGCGTGCGGGGGGTTTGGGGAGAGATCTGCAGCTCGGCGAGATTTACCTGCTGCCCATGAGCAGTGCTGTGCAGGCGGGACTGACTTGTGCTTTCTCAGGATGTCCGTCACCCCGCGACGTGTCCGCCTGAAGCCGTGGCTGATCGCCCAGGTGGACAGCGGCCGCTACCCGGATCTGGTGTGGATGGACCGGGAGGCCATGCGCTTCAGGATCCCGTGGAAACATGCCACCCGACACACACCTCAGCACGAAGACGAGGACACCATATTCAAGGTAAAGATGTTCTGCTAAGTTTCTGCAGGAGTGAGAAGTGGGTCATCCTCCAGCGTCAGATGGGCATGTTCTCTTAAAAGTGTCAAAGTGTATCATTTTATGAACTGAGGCCAGGCCTTGATAACTCAACACTGTTTTGTAACTCCTCATATAAAATGTTTCTGGCCTCTTATGTCAGATATTCAAGGTTCACTCTATGTCTCCAATGGACACACATTAGAGAGGTGTTTCAAATATTGGTGCAATATTTATTTAActccagataaaaaaaaagtagttgaTCTAAAAATGATTTTTGGAAAATGATCTGGCTTTCTGTGATGCTATTGAGATTTTCAATATATGAATTCACTGTCAGCTTCACtggaaaaatgtaatttgaaaTAAACTGTACAAATAGAAGTTGTTGCAGGgaaattaccaaaaaaaaaaaaaaacattatcaaGTACATTAACATTCAAACCTGCAAGGATATGGAGCTAAACTACTGTGACTTCAGTTATTAGCTGAACACCGTTTTATGgatggctttattttgaaggccaTGCACAAGGGAAAATGAATACAGGTTCTGTCTAATGTAACAAAATAACTACtgttaaaatgatcaaaaggTTTGACACAATCCCAGCATTTGTAgcttatttttatatttgttatATGTATATAACTTGAAGAATTTTGATGTTAATAGTATGAGCACAAAATATTCTTTTGATCTTGAGTAAAATAacattatctttaaaaatcttttttgtgttaaaaaGTCATGATTTCATGGGTTGCATTTATCTGATTATTGTGGAGTCACATTACTATCAAAgtatttcagtttcttcacGTAAACCAATATTGTGTGCTGTTAATACATTTCTACACAAATGCAGTTACACAAGTTCTACAGCAATGAAGTGTACTACACCATTCTTCATTAAACTGCTCTGTTCAGTTTTGTACAGAAATGCTCTATATGTTCTGTAGTATCAGCATCTGTTTCAATGACAGAATTAATTTGTCAAAAAgagtgtgttttggtttttgacaTCCGCTTAAATCATTTTAGTTTCAGGAATAAAGCAGATTTACTGTATAGGCAtctctgctatttttttttcctctctccaatgataagttgaaaaagttcaaagcagaacttgttttgtgttttaatagTCACCGAGCTGCTGATGTTTCAAACTAAAACACAAGCAGAGTTAAGTGATGTCCATTTTAGTTCAGAGACATCAAACTCATAGTAATTCAGTCGTCACAAACAAGATCACAGTTTGATCTTGAGTGTGCACAATCAGTTACAgggtttatttttaaaaaatatttcagtaACAACTGATGATTCATTGTTTTAGTGAAAGGAAGTATCATGCAAATGAATAAATTTCagtgaatttatttttcagcaacatttattcatgttgaaaaaaaagtgcTATTCTTTTCTTTGCAATATTATTATTGCAAGCTTGTCAAGCAGAGCACCATGGACCACCATGGATATTTGACACTATTTGAAAAACATTGTCTTTTTGTACCATTGTAATGTTACCATGTAAATACACATGCCTGTTGGCCCTTCACTGAGATCATCGGTCCGTTTTAGATTAGAAAGATGTGATTGAACATGTTACAATATAATTTTAACTTGCTTTATATCCTGAAAATTTCCCTCCTCCcacaattttatttttccactggTCAGTGTTGCCCGGTGCAATATGGCTTTTTCATTGACGTGTCGCGTAAAAGCGGCGTCTTTACGTAATCAACCCAAAAAcatgttcagccaatcagatgagTCCGTCATTTTCAGCCAATCACGTGTGAGCTAATTTGTAGCGATGCAGGTGCGCGACTGCGAAGACTCAAACTTCCAGCACTAAATTAACGTTTGAGCCTTCAACACTTCTTAACCTCGTGACGGTAAGTGACGGCCAAGTGTTTTAACTCTGGGGTCTCTGGGTAAACACGTCCGTGCTTTCTGCTGGAGATTCACGCTCCAATACTGGTAGTTATTTATGGAGCCAAGGAGTGACTTGAAAGCTCAACTCCTGCCATAGATAAAGCGCTACTCCGCGATTTAGAAACCTGGATTGCGGTGCGCATTTAATCGGTACAACTTGGCTTGCATGCAATTTATTTTAGCGTGCAGGCTTATACTTGTTAATTTTGTACAAGGGTTAATCCCCCCTAATTAAGGATATTTGCAGAGGTGTATCATGCAAATTACCAAAAGCACTTTATACAGATACGTGATCAAAGTCTTTTACCAAGAATAAAGTCATTCAGTGACACTCAACTATAGCTGGGCATCAAACAATCAATATGTAGCAAGCTGCTTGGTTTAATCAGTGAACTTCATTACAAGCCACTTTTATCAGTggtatttaatttatttcaaagtgaaatttgAATAATTTTGGTTTTGCCTGTTTCTGTTATTTCTATGACTTGTTGGCTCTTTGAACAAATTACTGCAATCTAATCACGGACATTCAGCTGAATTAACCTGAGGCTGAAGTGACTGGGGGAGGCATTCATCCTTTTTCTatactggagccaatcccagtgcAGTATGGGCGGAAAGACCGTCCATCGCTGACCAAACACAcctacagtcacacacacagcaagcagTTTGAGTctcaaatccatgtttttttgaAGGAAGGACTCCCGCACATGTACAGGGACAATATCCAAACGCTGCACAGAAAGACTGTGGCCCCACTCGGACTCGCACCACTAGACAATGCTTGCTAACTGGTGTTAACATGTATGAAAATGGTCTAAATGAGATGGGCTTTAGTGAAATCCATTCACCGTTTGATAAAGTGAGTGGATGACGTGTACCTGATGAAGACAAACCGTCCTTATTTAGCCACAAATCTACAGCCAGATTTTATATAGAGGCTTGTAAATATGAATAAGTTGAGCCAGAACAATTGATGCGTTCTTTGTTTTGACACTCCTCTAGGCGTGGGCTGTGGAAACCGGGAAGTTCCAGGAGGGAGTTGACGAACCAGATCCTGCAAAGTGGAAAGCCCAGCTCAGATGCGCCTTGAATAAAAGCAGAGAATTCAACCTTGTGTACGACGGCACCAAAGAGGTCCCCATGAATCCCTTGAAGATATATGATGTCTGCGACATCCCACAGTCCCACACTAGCCAAGGCGAGCACGATCAGCTTCTATATGACTGAACTCCTGCATATTTGTCATAACGCCCCGGCCACCTCACTGAAACCCTCTTACTGAACTCACAGCCTCTTCAGAGGATCCTTGGACGCCGTCTGGTGACGATCTTGGTGAGGAAGACATTCCAAGCACACCTGGATCTCTCCCTCCATACCCATCCAATGGTAAATAGCCTTTCCTTCATCATGATTTAACTTTTTTGATGGTATAACAGGTAAGCAAAGGATGGTTTGTTGAAATTGTTACTTCCCTCCTCATTTAGGTACGAGTCCTTCTCCTAACATCATGTGGTCCCCGATGAGCTCCGACTCCCCCATGCAGCCACCCAGCTGCCCGCCTCCCAGTGAGGTCTGGCCCAAAGAGGAGCCGGTAGATGTGGAGATGCAGCCGACAGCCCTGGCGGCCCTGCCCCCCGCTCCTCTGCCAGACGCCTCGGTGCAGCCGCCGCCTCTCACAGAAAACTTCTTTGTTTCTCCGGAAACGTGGATCACCTCTCTCCCAAGTGAGAATCCTCTGTTTGCCATCATAATAATGgaatggaattttttttatttaaccttaaTTTAGCCAGGAAagtcccattgagattaaaaacctctttttcaaagGAGCCCTGGGAGTTAGAGTtaaaatttacaataaatacacagtTTAATAAATTACAATAAGTGAGGATCTCAATGAATTTAAAAGCAGCTACCAATTAATCCCCGTCGCTGAACAGTCGATATGTTTTATGTTGGTCTTGCTGAAAACACCTGCTGATACCAGGTTTCTCCAAATATCTAATATATATTTTCCTAAATGGCACGAGCTTTATCCTTCAGAGCTATAATGAATTCACTGACCTTGCTCTTTAAGCTATTAGAGGCTGCAAAGTTGGACTCATGTAGTCTGCTAATAGAACATTATTTcttctgatcttttttttttttttgagtaagaATATGAAGCATCTTTAACTCCCTTGAATTCC encodes:
- the LOC115387919 gene encoding guanylyl cyclase-activating protein 1-like, which codes for MGNNNVSSLEELQACESHQWYRKFMTECPSGLLTFYEFKKFFGLSNLTETSNAYVRSMFTTFDMNDDGFIDFMEYVAALSLVLKGGVQQKLRWYFKLYDIDGSGCIDREELLLIIKSIRAINGIPCEMSAEDFANMVFDKIDINGDGELSYEEFMEGVQNDEMLLKTLTESLDLSHIVHKIQGELRGNN